From Methanocella paludicola SANAE, a single genomic window includes:
- a CDS encoding GNAT family N-acetyltransferase has protein sequence MDIELVDDHSLWDRFIDESPYGTLFHKWDFLKTIEKYSGYRLYPYAIYTGNMLISLFPIFIKSYMGFKFVFSPPPGSGVPFMGFALAPSYTDLKQSKKEHTLTTIMDCFNDEISTISPNYVSISMPPRYIDIRPFKWSGYDAEIEYNYIIGLDRPVETIWDGVSKVCRKNIKDFENRSVSVEESKDVYTFYDMVKKRYAQQGLKYTTYSAEYLEELIRAFPNNLKLYYIYLDSEISGAYLTYQYKDRFMLWVGGVNMLTHLPVNEYMQWELIKKAKENNFKEFMNQGANIKRLCQFKSKFNPSLDTCFFIHKKDNIGRLAEWTYATKKMLIKPHNMDY, from the coding sequence ATGGATATTGAACTGGTCGATGACCATAGCCTTTGGGACAGATTCATCGATGAAAGCCCTTACGGCACTTTATTCCATAAGTGGGACTTTTTAAAGACCATTGAGAAATATTCGGGCTATCGGCTCTATCCATATGCCATATACACTGGTAACATGCTTATTAGCCTCTTCCCGATCTTTATTAAGTCGTATATGGGATTCAAATTCGTGTTTTCTCCGCCGCCCGGTTCTGGAGTACCCTTTATGGGCTTTGCCCTGGCCCCATCATACACGGACCTTAAGCAAAGTAAAAAGGAGCACACTTTAACGACTATTATGGATTGTTTTAACGATGAGATCTCGACCATATCTCCAAATTATGTTTCAATATCTATGCCCCCGAGATACATCGATATCCGGCCTTTTAAATGGAGTGGCTATGATGCGGAGATCGAATATAACTATATAATAGGTCTGGACAGGCCTGTCGAGACGATATGGGATGGAGTAAGCAAGGTTTGCAGAAAAAATATAAAGGATTTCGAAAATAGATCGGTCTCAGTGGAAGAATCGAAAGACGTGTATACATTTTATGACATGGTAAAAAAGCGATATGCGCAGCAGGGTTTAAAATATACTACCTATTCGGCGGAATATCTGGAAGAGCTAATAAGGGCGTTCCCGAATAACTTAAAACTCTATTACATATACCTTGATTCGGAGATATCGGGCGCCTATTTGACATATCAATATAAAGACCGGTTCATGTTGTGGGTCGGGGGAGTAAACATGCTTACTCATTTGCCGGTTAATGAGTATATGCAATGGGAGCTAATAAAAAAAGCAAAAGAAAATAACTTTAAGGAATTTATGAACCAGGGCGCTAATATTAAGCGATTATGTCAGTTTAAATCAAAATTTAACCCATCGCTGGATACGTGCTTTTTTATTCATAAGAAGGATAACATCGGCAGGCTTGCGGAATGGACATACGCAACGAAGAAGATGTTGATAAAACCACATAATATGGATTATTGA
- a CDS encoding polysaccharide deacetylase family protein, producing MSSLAYDKLKQNSLLWDLFTLRHEYVDRPVLGRADYPNNNMNSLVAPVSKYLVDNSFTMEYPENRKFAVCLTHDIDDIYPPQSHMLLSSLYCARNLDIRGIKKHVSWKFKGKDLSPYRNFADIVKLEEAYEANSSFYFIATGLDIRRFRYDIGELESELGFLTDKGDEVGLHGGYYSFNRLEDIKIEKKRIEEVLGRSVLGYRNHYLNFSIPDTWELLAKAGFKYDTTLGFKKNIGFVNGMCHPFRPYNLNTGQKIDIMEIPLAVMDQAIFELTRSFTEAWEAVKALIDAAETHNGIVTLLWHNYAFSSAFRESWKKLYIKILKYCYEKRAWMTSGKEIYGWYVKNGY from the coding sequence ATGTCGAGCTTAGCATACGATAAGCTAAAGCAAAACAGCCTACTCTGGGACTTATTTACGCTAAGGCATGAGTATGTTGACCGGCCCGTTCTAGGCCGTGCGGACTATCCAAATAATAACATGAATAGCCTGGTCGCTCCCGTGTCTAAATATCTGGTCGATAATAGCTTTACTATGGAATACCCGGAGAATAGAAAATTCGCCGTTTGCCTAACCCATGACATCGATGACATCTACCCCCCGCAATCCCATATGCTCCTTTCTTCGCTATATTGTGCACGGAACCTCGATATCCGGGGAATAAAAAAGCATGTGTCGTGGAAGTTTAAGGGTAAGGATCTTAGCCCCTACCGGAATTTTGCCGATATCGTAAAGCTCGAAGAGGCTTATGAGGCTAACTCTTCATTCTATTTCATTGCTACGGGGCTTGATATCCGCCGGTTCAGGTATGATATCGGGGAGCTAGAAAGCGAACTAGGGTTCTTAACCGATAAAGGGGACGAGGTCGGATTACACGGCGGGTATTATTCGTTTAACAGGCTAGAAGATATAAAAATAGAGAAAAAGCGGATAGAGGAGGTACTCGGGCGAAGTGTCCTCGGATACCGGAACCATTACCTGAACTTTTCGATACCCGATACTTGGGAACTTTTGGCAAAGGCCGGATTCAAGTATGACACGACCCTGGGGTTTAAGAAAAACATCGGGTTCGTGAACGGGATGTGCCATCCGTTCAGGCCGTATAACTTGAATACCGGGCAAAAGATCGATATCATGGAGATCCCCCTGGCTGTCATGGACCAGGCGATATTTGAATTAACCCGCTCTTTCACCGAAGCCTGGGAGGCCGTAAAAGCGCTAATCGATGCGGCGGAAACACACAATGGCATCGTGACACTGCTCTGGCATAACTATGCCTTTAGCTCGGCTTTCAGGGAATCATGGAAAAAGTTATATATAAAAATATTAAAATATTGTTATGAAAAAAGGGCCTGGATGACAAGCGGAAAGGAAATTTACGGATGGTATGTTAAAAATGGATATTGA
- a CDS encoding DUF354 domain-containing protein, with translation MKIMVNIGHPAQVHLFKNFIWEMSKRGHELLISASDKEMAYTLLDSYGLGYIKLGSPGKSMAKKIINMLAMDVKIYAAARKFKPDIFLAHASICSPQISRAMKKPMINFDDDEHTYAFYKHLASCVCGFSGFRIAGENIIKIDSYKELAYLHPNWYHPDKSILGEKNVPFDGDYVVLRFAAWNAFHDVGKSGLGLEEKKKLIRELEKYARVLITSEDPLPEELKKYGIQSDPNKIHDIIYNARLLVCDSGTMATEAAILGTPTVRCNSYVGKNDLHNFIQLEQKYGLIFNYRNSDEAIGKAVEILKDQGTKREWKRKSDVLLADKIDVTSFMIWLVENYPQSLQEMKDHPEVQYQFKQGAMRRPLAASPPGEIRVNTHKY, from the coding sequence ATGAAAATAATGGTTAACATTGGTCACCCAGCACAGGTCCATCTTTTTAAAAATTTCATATGGGAGATGAGTAAGAGGGGGCACGAATTATTGATCTCCGCGAGCGATAAAGAGATGGCATACACACTCCTCGATAGCTACGGCTTAGGCTATATAAAGTTGGGTTCTCCCGGGAAATCCATGGCTAAAAAGATAATAAATATGCTTGCCATGGATGTCAAGATCTATGCAGCAGCCCGAAAGTTTAAACCGGATATATTTTTAGCTCACGCGTCAATTTGCTCCCCACAAATATCCCGAGCCATGAAAAAACCGATGATTAATTTCGACGACGATGAGCATACTTATGCATTTTATAAACATCTCGCCAGCTGCGTATGTGGCTTTTCCGGATTTAGGATAGCTGGCGAGAATATCATTAAAATCGACAGCTACAAAGAACTGGCTTATCTCCATCCTAACTGGTACCACCCCGATAAAAGCATACTGGGAGAGAAAAACGTCCCATTCGATGGTGACTATGTGGTGCTCAGGTTTGCGGCATGGAACGCGTTCCATGACGTAGGGAAGAGCGGGCTTGGTTTGGAGGAAAAGAAAAAATTGATCAGGGAACTGGAAAAATATGCCCGCGTACTGATTACTTCTGAGGACCCGCTACCCGAGGAATTAAAAAAATATGGGATACAGAGCGATCCCAATAAGATTCATGATATCATATACAACGCGAGGCTCTTGGTATGCGACTCCGGGACAATGGCCACCGAAGCGGCGATCCTGGGGACTCCCACTGTCCGTTGTAACTCTTACGTCGGTAAGAACGACTTGCATAACTTTATCCAGCTTGAGCAAAAATACGGCCTTATCTTTAATTACCGTAACAGCGATGAGGCCATTGGCAAGGCCGTCGAGATACTGAAAGACCAGGGGACGAAGCGCGAGTGGAAGAGGAAAAGCGATGTGCTGTTAGCCGATAAGATCGATGTGACCTCTTTTATGATATGGCTGGTAGAGAATTATCCGCAAAGCCTGCAAGAGATGAAAGACCATCCCGAAGTCCAATACCAGTTCAAGCAGGGAGCCATGCGGAGGCCATTAGCAGCATCGCCGCCGGGTGAGATCAGAGTAAACACTCATAAATATTAA
- a CDS encoding glycosyltransferase family 4 protein gives MKICYLANIGTTHMPKLVRCFAEKGHEVHVISMEKPNIPIDGVNLHLIDTNRKFLYFTFLYKIFQMSRIINSIKPDIIHAHYITKYGILGALLGYKPLIMSAWGSDILIDTKGIFLYPIKYALSKAMVVHCDGENVRDELVKLGVDADRIRLIYFGTDPGRFNPDKKREQLKEELGIAGHPMIICTRNFYPSYDVQTLIRSVPLVLKSIPDAEFVFFGRGPGDELKELASSLGVASNVHFLGYVPNDELPVYLASSDIFVSPSLSDGGIAVSITDAMACGLPVIVTDVADNSKLIKDNVNGFVIPVKSPEVLAEKIIYLIRNDNLRAKFGNLNRSIIVNEYNYFKEMKKIENIYKESLI, from the coding sequence ATGAAAATTTGCTACCTGGCTAACATCGGAACTACACACATGCCTAAGCTGGTGCGCTGTTTTGCCGAGAAGGGGCACGAAGTGCATGTTATATCAATGGAAAAGCCTAACATCCCCATAGATGGAGTTAATTTACACCTCATCGATACTAATAGAAAATTTTTATATTTCACATTTCTGTATAAAATCTTCCAGATGAGCCGGATTATTAATTCGATCAAGCCCGATATAATCCATGCTCACTATATCACGAAATATGGTATATTGGGAGCATTACTCGGCTATAAGCCCCTCATAATGTCGGCATGGGGCTCGGACATCCTCATAGATACAAAGGGCATATTTTTATACCCGATCAAATATGCGCTATCTAAGGCGATGGTCGTGCACTGCGACGGTGAAAATGTCAGGGATGAGCTCGTTAAGCTGGGGGTTGATGCGGATAGGATCAGATTGATTTATTTTGGGACGGACCCGGGCAGGTTCAATCCGGATAAAAAGCGGGAACAACTAAAAGAAGAGCTGGGTATTGCCGGCCATCCGATGATCATTTGCACTAGAAATTTTTATCCGTCATATGACGTCCAGACCTTAATACGGTCCGTTCCTCTGGTTTTAAAAAGCATACCGGATGCCGAATTCGTGTTTTTCGGCAGGGGCCCGGGAGATGAGTTGAAAGAGCTCGCCAGCTCGCTGGGCGTCGCCTCGAACGTACATTTTTTGGGGTACGTCCCGAACGATGAGTTGCCGGTATACCTGGCCTCATCGGATATATTCGTGTCGCCATCGCTGAGCGATGGGGGCATTGCCGTCAGTATTACCGACGCGATGGCATGCGGTCTACCCGTGATCGTGACCGATGTGGCGGATAACAGCAAATTAATCAAGGATAATGTGAACGGTTTTGTCATCCCCGTCAAAAGTCCAGAAGTGCTCGCGGAAAAGATAATCTACCTGATCCGTAACGACAATCTACGGGCTAAATTCGGAAATCTAAACAGAAGTATCATTGTAAATGAATATAATTACTTTAAAGAAATGAAAAAAATAGAAAATATTTATAAAGAATCGCTTATATGA